The Siniperca chuatsi isolate FFG_IHB_CAS linkage group LG9, ASM2008510v1, whole genome shotgun sequence genome includes a region encoding these proteins:
- the LOC122882277 gene encoding uncharacterized protein LOC122882277 yields the protein MGWTKMQYYQVHCSELYLRRCHPLFQQASSVSLKMVSTAGKMRNLIVFVVILQLTITTESNGEFKFGDIIAFPRELKCPCKTFTYKHYAVYVGPKEMDGKNKEHNIFQRTGPVIRLLPKPSLSDCIFDTLNTAETHMKDNYLDTHPKFKVGSEDEIAARITEKRGKCGVYGPRANNCEHLATYVRYGVSISLQLNQDAAKHCINDPTLDIQEIRKIIGPDPETACDTLCSKEPNRGPG from the exons ATGGGCTGGACAAAGATGCAATATTATCAGGTGCATTGTTCTGAATTGTATTTAAGAAGATGCCATCCTCTGTTTCAACAGGCTTCCTCTGTCTCACTGAAGATG GTTTCCACTGCTGGAAAAATGAGGAATCtgattgtgtttgtggtgaTCCTTCAGCTGACAATCACAACAGAAAGTAATGGTGAA TTTAAGTTTGGAGATATAATTGCCTTCCCACGTGAGCTTAAATGTCCCTGCAAAACCTTTACCTATAAGCACTATGCTGTATATGTGGGTCCAAAAGAAATGGATGGTAAAAACAAGGAGCACAACATATTTCAACGCACAG GTCCGGTCATAAGATTGTTGCCAAAGCCGAGTCTTTCCGACTGTATTTTCGATACACTcaacacagcagagacacacatgAAAGACAACTACCTTGACACGCATCCAAAATTCAAAGTTGGATCTGAAGACGAAATAGCTGCACGAATCACAGAGAAGCGTGGAAAATGTGGAGTCTATGGTCCCCGTGCCAACAACTGTGAACACCTTGCTACCTATGTGCGCTATGGAGTGTCGATTTCACTGCAG CTCAACCAGGATGCTGCAAAACACTGCATAAATGATCCCACCCTCGATATTCAAGAAATACGGAAGATAATAGGACCTGATCCAGAGACAGCATGTGATACTTTGTGCTCCAAAGAACCCAACAGGGGTCCCGGTTAA